From one Humulus lupulus chromosome 8, drHumLupu1.1, whole genome shotgun sequence genomic stretch:
- the LOC133795700 gene encoding uncharacterized protein LOC133795700: protein MTIDKSWMTVRNRLSREYRVGVRLFLQRAAQYANENREIRCSCNNCLNHLLQPLPLVELHLVQHGIQLSYKVWDYHGKKHDHPSAEQEVILDGGVHDEMVDILADISGHVEIGESSEPIQEGNDQNKNLDEIFKKMEKELYPGCESFSALNFLVKLMHVKVLNKWSEKSFYMLLGLMKKAFPFAILPNSHYEAKSKLSDIGLGYEIIHVCQHDCALFWKENADLNRCPICGESRWVNKSTKGKKVPKKVMRYFPLTPRLKRLFSSRHTALDMRWHDFERPKENGVLRHPADGQAWKTFDKNYPAFAMDPRNMRLGLATDGLNPFGNMSTTYNMWPVMLVIYNMPPWKCMKSNNLILSLLIPGPKSPGKDIDVYLRPLVEELK from the coding sequence ATGACAATTGACAAAAGTTGGATGACTGTGAGGAATCGACTCTCTCGTGAATATAGAGTTGGTGTCCGCTTGTTTCTCCAACGAGCTGCTCAATATGCTAATGAAAATAGGGAGATTAGATGTTCGTGTAACAATTGTTTGAATCATCTGCTCCAACCACTACCTTTAGTGGAGCTACACTTGGTACAACATGGAATTCAATTATCATACAAAGTATGGGATTACCATGGCAAAAAACATGACCATCCATCTGCGGAGCAAGAAGTTATATTAGATGGTGGTGTGCATGATGAAATGGTAGATATTTTGGCTGATATAAGTGGGCATGTAGAAATTGGAGAATCCAGTGAGCCTATTCAAGAAGGAAATGATCAAAATAAGAACCTCGATGAAATATTCAAGAAAATGGAGAAAGAATTGTATCCAGGGTGTGAAAGTTTCTCGGCGCTTAATTTTTTAGTGAAATTAATGCATGTGAAGGTGTTGAACAAGTGGAGTGAAAAATCTTTTTATATGTTACTTGGCTTAATGAAGAAAGCATTTCCCTTCGCAATATTGCCCAATTCTCACTATGAGGCAAAAAGTAAGTTGAGTGATATTGGACTCGGATACGAGATAATACATGTCTGCCAACATGATTGTGCTctattttggaaggagaatgctgATCTAAACAGGTGTCCAATATGTGGCGAAAGTCGATGGGTAAACAAAAGCACAAAAGGAAAAAAGGTTCCAAAAAAGGTGATGCGCTACTTTCCTTTAACTCCTAGGTTGAAACGTTTATTTAGTTCAAGACACACTGCACTTGATATGAGATGGCATGATTTCGAGCGACCAAAAGAGAATGGTGTTTTGAGGCATCCAGCTGATGGTCAAGCTTGGAAAACATTTGATAAGAATTATCCAGCATTTGCAATGGATCCTAGAAATATGCGATTGGGATTGGCAACTGATGGTTTAAATCCATTTGGAAACATGAGCACGACATACAACATGTGGCCTGTAATGTTGGTAATATACAATATGCCCCCTTGGAAGTGCATGAAGTCAAACAACTTGATCTTGTCTCTATTAATACCTGGACCAAAATCTCCTGGAAAAGACATAGATGTATATCTACGACCACTTGTTGAGGAGTTAAAATAA
- the LOC133795701 gene encoding uncharacterized protein LOC133795701, which yields MWTINDYPAYAMMSGWSTKGYKACPTCNEETPSKKIRSKIAYIGHRRFLPMDDEMRNSKKFGGKIERRGPPRKLTTENILAQLEHLQDRLPGKHKEYGGVKRKRSPDELNWAKKSIFFQLEYWQHLPLRHNLDVMHIEKNVCDSILGTLLNIEGKTKDTDKARLDLEDMGIRKELYLYKDGQKWKKPPASYVLSNEERRLFCQFIKSVKFPDGFTANLSKNVNEDDSKISGLKSHDCHVLLQRLLPAGIRSFLKKELRETIIELCNFFQQICAKIVNIKDLEKMQDNIVIILCKLERIFPPTFFDIMVHLTLHLPNEAIMGGPVHFRWMHSIERAMSIYKQYVRNRARPKGSIAEAYIVNEALTFCSMYFQDIETRFNRPERNDERTEICPPREISVFKHVGRPLGKKEDKVLESSLRSKAECEHMDELCARGVQDLDQQQEVEFPTWFRNKQRDVRLTTQNSGIFVPGENEQNFDGVLQEVIELCYLKDCTVLLFKCKWFKTNIDPKKKRIKEDKKFTSVYIGEEWYKNDPFILASQAKSIYYLNDDKNGPLWKLVQTHTPHNLWDFPNVEEANEVEASMDVHIVQEANSQPFQLVVELPQLENMVFQHDDVEAIEINNIDHLQCEDLVRGIDDFIVDDEDVEDDTLEEYDEDYESDDSSDNEN from the exons ATGTGGACCATCAATGATTACCCTGcatatgctatgatgtctgggtggagtaCAAAAGGATATAAAGCGTGTCCAActtgcaatgaagaaactccttCCAAAAAAATAAGGAGTAAGATTGCTTATATTGGACATAGGCGTTTTCTTCCCATGGATGATGAAATGAGAAATAGCAAAAAATTTGGTGGAAAAATTGAACGAAGAGGGCCTCCAAGGAAGTTAACTACTGAAAATATTTTAGCACAGTTAGAACATTTGCAAGATAGACTTCCTGGTAAACATAAAGAATACGGAGGTGTTAAACGCAAGCGTTCACCAGACGAGCTTAACTGGGCAAAGAAGAGTATCTTTTTCCAACTAGAGTACTGGCAACATTTACCACTCAGACATAATTTAGATGTAATGCATATTGAGAAAAATGTTTGTGATAGTATCCTTGGCACTTTATTGAACATAGAAGGCAAAACAAAAGACACAGATAAGGCTAGACTTGATCTTGAAGACATGGGGATTAGGAAGGAGTTGTATCTTTACAAAGATGGTCAGAAATGGAAGAAACCACCAGCTTCATATGTTCTAAGTAATGAAGAGAGACGTTTGTTTTGTCAATTTATTAAATCAGTGAAGTTTCCAGATGGGTTTACTGCCAACTTATCAAAGAATGTGAATGAGGATGATAGTAAAATATCAGGGCTTAAGTCACATGATTGTCATGTTTTGTTGCAACGTTTATTGCCAGCAGGAATCAGATCATTCTTGAAAAAAGAACTTCGAGAAACTATCATTGAGCTATGTAACTTCTTCCAACAAATATGTGCTAAGATTGTAAACATAAAAGATCTTGAGAAGATGCAAGATAACATCGTCATTATTTTATGCAAGCTTGAAAGAATATTCCCTCCGACGTTCTTTgatatcatggttcatttaaCTCTTCATTTGCCTAATGAGGCAATAATGGGTGGTCCGGTACATTTTAGATGGATGCATTCCATTGAACGAGCCATGAGTATATACAAACAATATGTTCGCAATAGAGCACGTCCAAAAGGGTCAATTGCAGAAGCCTATATAGTGAATGAGGCTTTAACATTTTGCTCAATGTATTTTCAAGATATCGAAACTCGTTTTAATAGACCGGAAAGAAATGATGAAAGGACGGAAATATGCCCACCTCGAGAAATTTCTGTTTTCAAGCATGTTGGTCGACCATTGGGCAAAAAAGAGGATAAAGTTCTTGAATCATCACTACGAAGTAAGGCAGAATG TGAACACATGGATGAATTATGTGCTAGAGGGGTGCAAGATTTGGACCAGCAACAAGAAGTTGAGTTTCCAACATGGTTTAGAAACAAA CAACGAGATGTAAGACTAACCACTCAGAATAGTGGAATTTTTGTTCCTGGAGAGAATGAACAAAACTTCGATGGTGTCCTTCAAGAGGTCATAGAATTGTGCTATTTAAAGGATTGCACAGTTCTGTTGTTCAAGTGCAAATGGTTTAAAACTAACATTGatcctaaaaaaaaaagaattaaagaAGACAAAAAATTCACAAGTGTGTATATTGGGGAAGAATGGTATAAGAATGATCCATTTATACTGGCATCTCAAGCAAAATCAATTTACTACTTAAATGATGACAAGAATGGGCCATTGTGGAAATTGGTGCAGACTCACACTCCACATAATTTGTGGGATTTTCCAAATGTTGAAGAGGCAAATGAAGTTGAAGCATCTATGGATGTGCATATAGTACAAGAAGCTAATTCACAACCATTTCAATTAGTTGTGGAATTGCCACAATTAGAGAATATGGTCTTTCAACATGATGATGTTGAAGCAATTGAGATTAATAATATTGATCATTTGCAGTGTGAAGATCTTGTTAGAGGCATAGATGACTTTATAGTTGATGATGAAGATGTTGAAGATGATACCTTAGAAGAATATGATGAAGATTATGAGAGTGATGATAGTAGTGATAATGAAAATTGA
- the LOC133797940 gene encoding pentatricopeptide repeat-containing protein At2g19280, producing MKSLSSILNECKTAAKLVFRNPFIYYSFRNFALPSTSVLEDSCLVSDDFIPSDDSKLLEAKHSSFRAREEYGIFSVGKDVAEICEKDVLYFNSKIAEVHEVKDISRILTNCGWNLASRNGYMINLNEFNIIRIIDDLFQESSSANLAWYFFKWSESFIGSKHTIRSVCRMIHILTSGNMKHRTMDLLLRLVREYMDEESPSLLLAVLYETHSERNILEIVCSMLVNCYIKENMVNEALKLTCQMKNLLSIYPSGRVYNALLRELIGSKQLELAWEWLDEIQSRGMGLNASTISLFINNYCKGGDLESGWKLLCQMRNYGMKPDVVSYTIIIDTLCKMSCPNLATSLLFKITQFGISPDSVLLSSVIDGYCKSGHMEEAINILKVFKLPHNIFMYNSFISTLCLDGNIVKASRIFHEMTEFGLLPDCFSYTSIIGGYCKVGDIQKGFQYLGKMFKVGIKPSVTTYTTLIDACCKFGTMEMAECLFWKMMTDGLLPDVVVYNTLVHGYGKKGQLQKVFELLDMMKSSNVCPDVVTYNTLIHSLVIRGYVNEAESVLDELIQRGLSPDVVTFTNLIDGFSKRGSFEEAFLVWFYMSEHQVKPDVVTCSAILNGYCRQRHMEEANALFQKMLDIGLNPDLRLYNILIHGFCSVGNMDNACNLVCRMVQCSILPNNVTYRALVLGFEKKWVKKPAESVAFILQEILKRYNINVDIDEYLKMIEQPGSYKAS from the coding sequence ATGAAAAGTTTATCTTCTATCTTGAATGAGTGCAAAACTGCAGCAAAGCTGGTATTCAGGAATCCATTCATATATTATTCATTCAGGAATTTTGCATTACCGTCCACATCTGTTTTGGAGGATTCATGCCTAGTGTCTGATGATTTCATTCCTAGTGATGATTCTAAACTGCTGGAGGCTAAGCACAGTTCATTTAGAGCCAGAGAAGAATATGGGATTTTTTCTGTTGGAAAAGATGTGGCTGAGATTTGTGAAAAAGATGTGTTGTATTTCAATAGTAAAATAGCAGAGGTTCATGAGGTGAAGGATATCTCTAGAATACTTACAAATTGCGGATGGAACTTGGCTTCTCGAAATGGGTACATGATAAATCTGAATGAGTTCAATATCATAAGGATTATTGATGATCTGTTTCAAGAGAGTTCCAGTGCCAATCTTGCTTGGTACTTTTTTAAGTGGTCAGAGAGCTTCATTGGATCAAAGCATACTATACGGTCAGTATGTAGAATGATACATATATTGACTTCTGGGAACATGAAGCATAGGACAATGGATTTACTGCTACGTCTTGTGAGAGAGTATATGGATGAGGAATCACCCAGTTTGTTGCTAGCAGTCCTATATGAAACCCATTCTGAAAGAAATATTTTAGAGATTGTATGTAGCATGCTTGTTAATTGCTATATTAAAGAGAACATGGTAAATGAAGCTCTTAAGTTGACATGTCAAATGAAGAACCTCCTTAGCATATATCCGTCAGGTAGGGTTTATAATGCGTTACTGCGGGAATTGATTGGATCTAAGCAGTTGGAATTAGCATGGGAATGGTTGGATGAAATCCAGAGTAGAGGAATGGGATTAAATGCTTCTACAATTAGCTTATTCATTAATAATTATTGCAAGGGAGGTGATCTTGAAAGTGGTTGGAAATTGCTTTGCCAAATGAGAAATTATGGGATGAAACCTGATGTTGTTTCGTATACTATTATCATTGATACACTTTGCAAAATGTCTTGTCCAAATTTAGCCACCTCCTTATTGTTTAAGATTACTCAGTTTGGTATCTCTCCAGATTCTGTGTTACTAAGTTCAGTTATTGATGGTTACTGTAAATCGGGACATATGGAAGAAGCAATTAATATATTGAAGGTTTTTAAGCTTCCACACAATATTTTCATGTACAATAGCTTTATATCCACTTTATGTTTGGATGGCAACATTGTAAAAGCTTCTAGAATCTTCCATGAGATGACTGAGTTTGGCTTGTTGCCAGATTGTTTTAGTTACACAAGTATTATTGGAGGATACTGTAAAGTAGGGGACATACAGAAAGGTTTTCAATATCTTGGAAAAATGTTCAAAGTAGGAATTAAACCATCAGTTACTACATACACAACACTCATTGATGCTTGTTGTAAGTTTGGAACCATGGAAATGGCAGAATGTTTGTTTTGGAAAATGATGACAGATGGTTTGCTACCTGATGTTGTTGTATATAATACATTAGTGCACGGATATGGAAAGAAGGGACAATTACAGAAGGTTTTTGAGCTTTTAGATATGATGAAATCTTCTAATGTATGTCCTGATGTTGTAACTTATAATACTCTCATTCATAGTCTTGTGATAAGAGGATACGTGAATGAGGCAGAAAGTGTTTTAGATGAGCTTATTCAAAGGGGGCTTTCCCCAGATGTTGTGACATTTACCAATTTAATAGATGGGTTCTCAAAAAGGGGGAGCTTTGAAGAGGCCTTTCTGGTGTGGTTCTACATGAGTGAGCACCAAGTGAAGCCTGATGTTGTGACTTGCAGTGCTATCCTCAATGGATACTGCAGGCAACGCCATATGGAAGAAGCCAATGCTTTATTCCAGAAGATGCTTGACATTGGATTGAATCCAGACCTGAGACTGTACAACATTCTCATTCATGGTTTTTGTAGTGTTGGGAACATGGATAATGCATGTAACTTGGTGTGTAGGATGGTGCAGTGTAGTATTCTTCCAAATAATGTTACTTATAGGGCCCTAGTGCTTGGATTTGAGAAGAAGTGGGTCAAGAAGCCTGCAGAAAGTGTAGCTTTTATATTGCAAGAAATATTGAAGAGATACAATATTAATGTTGATATTGATGAGTACTTAAAGATGATAGAGCAACCAGGTAGCTATAAAGCTTCATAA